The sequence TTATCCCACAACCGGGTTCATTGTGATGGGTACAATTCGCAAATTCACAGGTGACATTTTGACGGTAAAGTTCCGGGAAACAACGGGCTAATTCCGTCGGTTTGATCTCTAAATTGGGCTGATTAAAACCGGGGGTATCGGCAAGCATTCCCCCACCACTTAAAGGTAAGAGTTGGATATGACGGGTGGTATGACGACCTCTGCCGGTGCGCTGGGCAACCGCTCCAGTGGCTAAATCATTGCCTTGAGTAAGGGTATTAATTAAGCTGGATTTGCCTACCCCGGAAGGTCCAGTGATCACGGTGATTTTATGAGCCAAACGGGATTGAAGTTCCGCAATATTTTGCCCAGTGGTGGTACTGATGATTACGGGTTCATACCCCCAGGTTTGCAATTTTGCCACCCAAAAATCAATCTGTTCCCTACTACATAAATCCGATTTATTCAAAGCTAAAATAAAGGGTAAACCAGTGGATTCCGCTTTGACCAAAAAACGGCTGAGATGGTGAATGTCTAGCGCCGGTGCCGCCAACGCCAACATCAATAACAACTGATCCACGTTGGCAATTGGGGGATGATCCAGTTCACTCCGCCGGGGCAAAATTTCGCTAATCGCCCCCCGTTGACTGGCGGGGTCAATTTCTTCCACCTGCACCTGATCCCCGACCAGCACCCATTGTCCGGTTTTTTTTAGCCTCGCTCTTGCAGTACAAAGCAATTCACCATACTCTGGGGTTGCCACCCGGTAGAAGTTCGCCTGTGCCGCCCAGACGTGACCGAGGACTTCCCGACGCATCAGGCTTTGACCGTAAGAACAAAGTAATCGGCTTGGGGCTGAACCCCGAGGATTTCATACCCCTGTTGGCGGAGACTGTCGGGCACCTGCTGGATCGGTTCCCCCCCATCCAGCCAAACTTCTAGGGCGGTACCGGGGGGGAGTTGTTCCAGTTTCAGGCGGGTGCGGACGAAATTCAAAGGGCAGGGGGTGCCCCGCAAATCCAGGGGTGGGTTCATCCGAAAATGCCGCCAAATAGGTCACCGATGCCGTGTTTGCTGGTTTTTTCATGGCGAATCCGTGCCAGTTTCTCCAGCAATTCCCGTTCTTCGCCGCTGATGTGGGTGGGAATCTCCACCTTGACCGTGACGAAGTGATCCCCCCGGCTGACGGAGTTGCCCAGGCGGGGTACGCCCAGATTCTCAATCCGAAACTCGGTGCCGGGTTGGGTGCCTGCGGGGATTTTCAAATCGTGGCTCCCATCCACCGTCGGCACGGGGATTTGACAGCCCAGGATGGCTTGCAGATAGCTGATTTTGACTTCCGAGTAAATGTTGATCCCTTCCCGCCGGAATTGGGGGTCGGGCTTGATGCTCAAATAGACGTACAAATCCCCTGGGGGCCCGCCTTTGGCGCCCGCATCCCCTTCCCCGGAGACCCGCAGACGGGTGCCGTTGTCCACGCCGGGAGGGATGGTAATTTTCAGCTTTTTGGTGACTTGGTTGGCACCCCGCCCCCCACAGGCTGGGCATAGCTCATCAATCACTTGACCGGTGCCGTTGCAGGTGGGACAGGTGGTGACTTGGGTAAAACTGCCAAAGGGAGTGCGGGCCGCCCGCCGGACTTGCCCCGCGCCGCCACAGGTGGGACAGGTTTTGGGTTGTGTCCCCGGTTTGGCGCCCGAACCGTTGCAGGTGGTGCAGGTTTCCTGGTGGGTGAGGCGGATTTGTTTTTCGCCGCCGGTGATGGCTTCCCGAAACTCCAGTTCCAAATCTAACCGCAGGTCATCCCCCCGGGTCGGACCGCTCCGCCTGCGGCCACCCTGCGCCGTTGCCCCGCCAAAACCGCCAAAAAACTGTTCAAAAATATCGGCAAACCCACCAATGTCCCCGAAGTCCTGATACCCCCCGCCCCCCGGTACACCGGTAAAGGCCGCCTCCCCAAACCGGTCATAGCGGGCACGGGCTTCTGGGTCCGACAGCACTTCGTAGGCACGGTTGATTTCCTTGAACCGTTCCTCTGCCCCCGGCTCCTTGTTCACATCCGGGTGGTACTTGCGCGCCAAACGCCGGTAGGAACGTTTAATCTCTTCCGTATCTGCGTTCCGGGACACCCCCAAAATATCGTAGTAATCCGCCATAGTATCCACAATGTTTCCTACAGCTTAACAGGTTCCCCCCCCACTCGCAGGTAGGGATGTTACGACCGGCTGGGTTTGGGACGCACAAAATCCGTCGCCGGGGTGAATTTCTGCACTGGTACCCCCTTGAGCGCCGCCAGCATAAATTGCCGCCAAATCGGTGCCACCAACACCCCACCCGTAGCGCCCCCCCCTAGAGGTCGGTAATCATCGTTGCCGATCCACACCGCTACCGCCAATTGGGGCACATACCCCACAAACCAAATATCCCGCTCCGAACTGGTGGTGCCGGTTTTCCCCGCCGCCGGTCGTCCCAGTTGCGCCGCCGTGCCCGTGCCACTCTCGATCACCGTCTGCAACATACTGTTCAACGAAGCCGCCGCCCAGGGGTTCAGCACCAGCTTGGGTTGGGGAATGTTTTTCCACGCCAACTGACCACTTTGATCCTGCGCCTGGAGGATCACCGACGGCTCGGCGTACCACCCATTGCTGGCAAAGGTGGCATAGGCATTCGCCATTTCCAAGGGGGTCAAATCCACCGCCCCCAGGGGCAAGGACGTGACGGGCAACATGGGGCTGGTAATCCCCAAGGTGCGGCAAATCTGCACCACCCGCTCCATCCCCACCTCCTTCCCCAACCGGATCGCCGGGACATTCCGGGAAGCCGCCAGGGCTTGCCGCAGACTCGTCCCCCCCCAAAAGGACCCGTCGTAATTTTGCGGAGAATACCAGCCGGAACCATCCCGATAGCTCACGGGACTGTCGCTCACATAGGAATCCGGGGTGTAATGACCAGAAGCCAACGCCGCATAGTACACAAAGGGCTTGAACGCCGAACCCGGTTGCCGCTGTGCCTGAAATGCCCGGTTGAACTGGCTTTTTTTATAATTCACCCCCCCCACAATCGCCTTGATGTAATGGGTGCGGGGGTCCACCGCCACCAACGCCATCTGCAACTGGGAAGAACCCCAACCCTGACTGCGTAACCGGGCGTGGCTCTCCTGGATAATTTTTTCCGCCGTGCGCTGTAATTCGCTATCCACCGTGGTTTGTACCCGCAAGCCCCCCCGTTGGACTAAATCTTGACCGAATTTATCGTAAAGCTGTTGTAACGCTAAATCCGTCACATAGGGTAAGGTGCTGGGTCGAAATGAGGTGATTTGGTTGAGGTAAATGGGTTCTAGACGGGCGGCTCTCGCCTGTTCCGGGGTGATCCATGCCAACTGCTCCAACCGCTCCAACACCACCAATTGCCGCTGTTTGGCGGGGCAGGCATTTCCCAGGGGACGGTCTTGACACAGGGGTTGGTTCGCTGGGGCAAAGGGGCTGTAAAATTCCGGGGCTTGGATCAAACCCGCCATCAAGGCACCCTCCGCCAGGGTCAATTCCCAAGCGGATTTGCCGAAATAGCTTTGCGCCGCCGTCTCCACCCCGTAGTTGTTGTGCCCCCAATAGACCTGATTTAAGTACAATGCTAATAATTCATCTTTACTAAACACCTGTTCCAAACGCATTGCCAAAACCGCTTCCGCCACCTTACGGCTGAATACCTGTTCCGGGGAGAGCAGGATATTTTTCACCAACTGCATCGTCAGGGTCGAACCCCCCTCCACCACGTCGCCGGAACGCCAGTTGGCAATCAATGCCCGCACAATGCTATTGACATTGATCCCCCGGTGGGTGTAAAAATGGCTGTCCTCGATCCCCAGCACCGCCAGTTTCAGGGGATGGGCGATCCGTTCCAGGGGGACGACTTCCCGGTTGGCTTCCCCGTGAATGGCGGCTAATTCCTTGCCCTTGATGTCGTAGATATAGCTGGTCTGGGGGGGCACATAGGTTTTGAGCAGTCGCACGTCCGGCAGGTTGCGAAAACTGTAGGCTAAACCCGCCATGATGCCAGCGGCACTCGCCGTACCCACCACCACCCCTCCCAACAGCGCCACCCCCGTCCAACGCAAAACCGCCCCACCCACCCCCAGGGCAGTGGTCAAAGCGGCAGGACGACGGCTAGGGGTAAAGGCTTTACCAGACACAGGGGGAATACCAGCTTGTTAAGATAAACGGGAATTTACTCAATCATGACACAGGACGACCCAGGACAGTCTGTGAGTATGGCAAACCCGGTGCAGGCAGACCTAGTGACTCGGGGGGTGGCGGAGGTGTTCCCCCATCAGCCGGAGAGCCATGACCCCCGCCAATGCCTGCTACGGCTGTTGGCAACCACGGACCGTCCCCTGCGGGTGAAATTGGGGGTGGATGCCACCGGCAGTCAATTGCATTTGGGGCACAGCATCCCTTTGCGGAAACTGCGGGCGTTCCAGGATGCGGGGCACACGGCGGTGCTGATTATTGGGGATTTTACCGCCCAGATTGGCGACCCCACCGGTCGTACCGAGTCCCGCCCCCCCTTGACCCCGGAGCAGGTACAGACCAACGCCCAAACCTATTTAGACCAAATTCGCCCCATTCTGGATTTTGCCACCCCGGGACGCTTAGAAGTGCATTACAATTCCACCTGGCTCGCCCGTTTAGACCTGAAGGAAATTATCAATTTATTGGGCACCATGACCGTGGGGCAAATGTTAGCGAAAGAGGGGTTTGCCGAGCGGTACGGTCAAAATCACCCCATTTTTCTCCATGAATTTCTCTATCCTTTATTGCAGGGTTACGATTCGGTGGCGGTACGGGCGGATGTGGAATTGGGGGGCACGGATCAAAAATTTAATATTGCGGTGGGACGGGATTTACAACGGCATTTTGGGCAACCGCCCCAATTTGGACTCCTGGTGCCGATTCTCTTAGGCACGGATGGGGTACAAAAAATGTCCAAATCCCTAGATAATTTTATCGCTATGCAGGATCACCCCAGTATTATGTACCAAAAATTGCAAAAAGTGCCCGATAGTTCATTGCCCCAGTATTTTGAATTATTAACTGATCTGCCCCTCACTGACCTACCCCCCAATCCCCGGGAACAGCAGAAATTGCTTGCCCAGACCGTGACGGCGAGTTACTACGGCTCAGAGGCGGCGCAACAGGCGGCATTGGCGACGGCGGGGGACATTCCGGAATTTTCCCTGCAAGGGGTGACCGTGCCGGTAAAGTTGTTTTATTTATTAGCCGCCAGCAGGCTGTGTCGCAGTAGCAGTGAGGCACGACGGCAGATTCAAAACGGGGCAGTGCGGCTTGATGACCAGCGCATCACCGATGTAGATTGGCACGCCAGCGACCTCCAGGCATTGGTGGGACGGGTACTCCAGGTGGGCAAAAGCAAGTTTGTCCGGTTAGTCCCTTAGGTTCAACCCGGAGAAAACCCCGATAAAATAGATTTCACACCCGTTGTTTGCACCCATGACCTCTGCATTTTTAGAACGCCTCCATCATCCCAGCCGCCCAGTGATCGTTTTTGACGGGGCAATGGGGACCAATTTACAGTCCCAAAACTTGACAGCGGCGGATTTCGGGGGTGCCCAATATGAGGGATGCAATGAGTATTTGGTGGTCACCAAACCAGAGGCAGTCGCTCAAGTTCATCGCAGTTTTTTGGAAGCGGGAGCCGATGTGATTGAGACCGATACCTTTGGTGCCAATGCGGTTGTTTTAGCGGAATATGATTTAGCCCCTTTAGCCTATGAATTAAACGTTAAAGCGGCACAATTAGCCAAACAATTAACCACAGAATTTTCTACTCCCGAAAAACCCCGGTTTGTAGCCGGTTCGATTGGTCCTGGAACCAAATTACCGACCCTGGGGCATATTGATTTTGATACCCTGGTCGCCAGCTATCAGGAACAGGTGCGGGGTTTGTGCGATGGGGGGGTGGATTTACTATTATTGGAAACCTGCCAAGATGTTTTGCAAATTAAGGCGGGATTACAGGCAATTAACGAAGTTTTTACCGCCCGGCAACAGCGATTACCTGTGATGGTTTCCGTAACAATGGAGCAACAGGGAACCATGTTGGTGGGTTCGGATATTGGGGCGGTGGTGGCGATTTTGGCACCCTATGCCATTGATATTTTGGGGTTGAATTGTGCCACCGGTCCCGATTTAATGGAATCCCATATTCGTTATTTATCAGAACACGCTCCCTTTGTAATTTCCTGTATTCCCAATGCGGGGTTGCCGGAGAATGTGAATGGGCAGGCAGTTTATCGTTTGGAACCCCCGGATTTGGCGGGCGCATTACAACATTTTGTGGTGGATTTAGGGGTGCAAATTATCGGCGGATGTTGCGGTACCCGACCCGCCCATATTCGCCAATTGGTAAAGTTATCCCAACACTTACAACCGAAACCCCGGCAGGTGCATTATGTGCCAGCGGCAGCTTCCATTTACACCGCCCAACCCTACACGCAAGATAATTCATTTTTAATTATTGGCGAACGATTAAATGCCAGCGGTTCTAAGAAATGTCGGGATTTATTAAATGCGGAAGATTGGGATGGTTTGGTGGCAATTGCTCGGGAACAGGTGCGGGAAGGTGCCCATATTTTAGATGTGAATGTGGATTATGTGGGACGAGATGGGGAACGGGATATGAAAGAATTGGTGTCCCGTTTGGTTACCCAAGTTTCGTTGCCCTTGATGCTCGATTC comes from Synechococcus sp. C9 and encodes:
- the dnaJ gene encoding molecular chaperone DnaJ, with product MADYYDILGVSRNADTEEIKRSYRRLARKYHPDVNKEPGAEERFKEINRAYEVLSDPEARARYDRFGEAAFTGVPGGGGYQDFGDIGGFADIFEQFFGGFGGATAQGGRRRSGPTRGDDLRLDLELEFREAITGGEKQIRLTHQETCTTCNGSGAKPGTQPKTCPTCGGAGQVRRAARTPFGSFTQVTTCPTCNGTGQVIDELCPACGGRGANQVTKKLKITIPPGVDNGTRLRVSGEGDAGAKGGPPGDLYVYLSIKPDPQFRREGINIYSEVKISYLQAILGCQIPVPTVDGSHDLKIPAGTQPGTEFRIENLGVPRLGNSVSRGDHFVTVKVEIPTHISGEERELLEKLARIRHEKTSKHGIGDLFGGIFG
- a CDS encoding PBP1A family penicillin-binding protein, translating into MSGKAFTPSRRPAALTTALGVGGAVLRWTGVALLGGVVVGTASAAGIMAGLAYSFRNLPDVRLLKTYVPPQTSYIYDIKGKELAAIHGEANREVVPLERIAHPLKLAVLGIEDSHFYTHRGINVNSIVRALIANWRSGDVVEGGSTLTMQLVKNILLSPEQVFSRKVAEAVLAMRLEQVFSKDELLALYLNQVYWGHNNYGVETAAQSYFGKSAWELTLAEGALMAGLIQAPEFYSPFAPANQPLCQDRPLGNACPAKQRQLVVLERLEQLAWITPEQARAARLEPIYLNQITSFRPSTLPYVTDLALQQLYDKFGQDLVQRGGLRVQTTVDSELQRTAEKIIQESHARLRSQGWGSSQLQMALVAVDPRTHYIKAIVGGVNYKKSQFNRAFQAQRQPGSAFKPFVYYAALASGHYTPDSYVSDSPVSYRDGSGWYSPQNYDGSFWGGTSLRQALAASRNVPAIRLGKEVGMERVVQICRTLGITSPMLPVTSLPLGAVDLTPLEMANAYATFASNGWYAEPSVILQAQDQSGQLAWKNIPQPKLVLNPWAAASLNSMLQTVIESGTGTAAQLGRPAAGKTGTTSSERDIWFVGYVPQLAVAVWIGNDDYRPLGGGATGGVLVAPIWRQFMLAALKGVPVQKFTPATDFVRPKPSRS
- a CDS encoding sulfurtransferase TusA family protein, whose translation is MNPPLDLRGTPCPLNFVRTRLKLEQLPPGTALEVWLDGGEPIQQVPDSLRQQGYEILGVQPQADYFVLTVKA
- the rsgA gene encoding ribosome small subunit-dependent GTPase A: MRREVLGHVWAAQANFYRVATPEYGELLCTARARLKKTGQWVLVGDQVQVEEIDPASQRGAISEILPRRSELDHPPIANVDQLLLMLALAAPALDIHHLSRFLVKAESTGLPFILALNKSDLCSREQIDFWVAKLQTWGYEPVIISTTTGQNIAELQSRLAHKITVITGPSGVGKSSLINTLTQGNDLATGAVAQRTGRGRHTTRHIQLLPLSGGGMLADTPGFNQPNLEIKPTELARCFPELYRQNVTCEFANCTHHNEPGCGIKKDWERYEHYVQWWQELQVLAEMKQAQGRCDVGVKYKQEEMGHRRSEPKLARHKYRNLSRRRQHQELDLLTADEE
- the tyrS gene encoding tyrosine--tRNA ligase → MANPVQADLVTRGVAEVFPHQPESHDPRQCLLRLLATTDRPLRVKLGVDATGSQLHLGHSIPLRKLRAFQDAGHTAVLIIGDFTAQIGDPTGRTESRPPLTPEQVQTNAQTYLDQIRPILDFATPGRLEVHYNSTWLARLDLKEIINLLGTMTVGQMLAKEGFAERYGQNHPIFLHEFLYPLLQGYDSVAVRADVELGGTDQKFNIAVGRDLQRHFGQPPQFGLLVPILLGTDGVQKMSKSLDNFIAMQDHPSIMYQKLQKVPDSSLPQYFELLTDLPLTDLPPNPREQQKLLAQTVTASYYGSEAAQQAALATAGDIPEFSLQGVTVPVKLFYLLAASRLCRSSSEARRQIQNGAVRLDDQRITDVDWHASDLQALVGRVLQVGKSKFVRLVP